One Desulforhopalus sp. DNA segment encodes these proteins:
- a CDS encoding PAS domain S-box protein produces the protein MNHFDSSNLSFDNLESLSSAEIRRKIEELQEYTRQLEIRNAELQKGEGKYRNLFETMSQGVVYQAADGRIISANPAAERILGLSLDQMLGKTSLDPDWKTVREDGSELPGSEHPSMVALRTGKPVHRKVFAVMNARRKQHTWISVNATPLFQPGDAKPFQVYVTFDDISAQRLAEQNYQTLFREMLNGFALHEIICNAAGKPVDYRFLDVNPAFEKITGLKRADLVGRTVLEVMPETEPHWIETYGRVALSGESVHFENAAAAIERFFEVTAFQPMSGQFACIFTDITKRRKNEEALRASEASLRAITDSAHDAILLMDPDGSITFWNPAAERIFGYRRQEVIGTDLHRLIAPERYHAAHKAGFAGFKHTGKGGAIDVTLELEARHKDGHEIAVELALSALHLQTGWHTVGIIRDVTERKMAEEKLRESEGRFRALHNASFGGIVIHDQGVILDCNQGFCEQTGYTMDELIGMDGLKLIAPLWRDLVRQNIRRGHDQPYDVEGLRKDGTCYPLTIRGKSTPYKGRTVRVTEFRDITERKATEKVLRETVARFKALFDATSDSVILIEPDGTILDLNENAARRRNIAPAAMLGKNLFGFLPAEAAASRREAVSRILAEKRLVHYEEVRNGRHYSIRLHPVMDGQGQVIQIASFSRDVTEHKRSEEEMVKLQAQLHQSQKMEAVGQLAGGVAHDFNNMLGVILGHTELAMEQVKEPSPLLSDLQEIRRAAQRSAEITRQLLAFARKQTVAPKILDLNETVEGMLKMLRRLIGEDINLMWLPGSGLWPVKIDPSQIDQILANLCVNARDAITGGGNIIVETGNSTFDEEYCAGHSGFVSGEYVRLTVSDNGSGMDEIVLVHIFEPFFTTKEVGEGTGLGLATVYGAVKQNGGFINVASEPGQGTAFTIYLPKYHGEIRQLPVVEGAEDALRGDETILLVEDESTILKMVTIMLELLGYTVLPVGTPGEALRLAGEHTGRIDLLLTDVIMPEMNGRDLAEALGKKWPGMQCLFMSGYTANVITLHGVLDDGVNFIQKPFSKNDLAGKVRQALGQFLS, from the coding sequence ATGAATCACTTTGATTCGTCCAATCTGTCATTTGACAATCTGGAATCCTTGTCATCGGCAGAAATCAGGCGAAAGATCGAGGAACTGCAGGAGTATACGCGACAGCTAGAAATCCGCAACGCAGAGCTGCAAAAGGGCGAGGGGAAATACCGCAATCTCTTTGAGACCATGAGCCAGGGGGTGGTTTATCAGGCGGCGGATGGCCGGATTATCTCCGCCAATCCGGCGGCCGAGCGGATTTTGGGGCTGTCGCTTGACCAGATGCTTGGCAAGACATCCCTTGATCCCGACTGGAAGACCGTGCGCGAAGACGGCAGTGAACTGCCGGGCAGCGAACACCCTTCGATGGTAGCCCTGCGGACGGGCAAACCGGTGCATCGGAAGGTATTTGCGGTGATGAATGCGCGGCGGAAACAGCATACCTGGATCTCCGTCAATGCTACCCCTCTTTTTCAGCCCGGCGATGCAAAGCCCTTTCAGGTGTACGTTACCTTTGACGATATCAGTGCCCAGCGGCTGGCGGAGCAGAATTATCAGACCCTGTTCCGGGAGATGCTCAACGGCTTCGCCCTGCACGAGATCATCTGCAATGCGGCGGGGAAACCGGTGGATTACCGCTTTCTTGACGTCAATCCGGCCTTCGAAAAGATAACCGGCCTGAAGAGGGCGGACCTGGTCGGTCGGACGGTTCTCGAGGTCATGCCGGAAACCGAGCCGCACTGGATCGAGACCTACGGCCGGGTGGCGCTTTCCGGTGAATCGGTCCACTTCGAGAATGCGGCGGCGGCCATCGAGCGGTTTTTCGAGGTAACCGCCTTCCAGCCGATGTCCGGGCAATTTGCCTGCATATTCACCGATATCACCAAACGCCGCAAAAATGAGGAGGCCCTGCGGGCAAGTGAAGCCAGTTTGCGCGCCATTACCGACTCCGCCCACGATGCCATCCTCCTCATGGATCCCGACGGCAGCATCACCTTTTGGAATCCCGCCGCCGAGCGGATCTTCGGCTACCGGCGGCAGGAGGTTATCGGCACCGACCTGCACCGGCTCATCGCCCCCGAGCGGTATCATGCCGCCCATAAGGCGGGTTTTGCCGGATTCAAGCATACCGGCAAAGGCGGTGCCATCGATGTCACCCTGGAGCTTGAGGCCCGCCACAAAGACGGCCATGAAATCGCCGTTGAGCTGGCCCTTTCCGCCCTCCACCTGCAAACCGGCTGGCACACGGTGGGGATCATCCGCGACGTTACCGAGCGCAAAATGGCCGAGGAGAAGCTGCGGGAAAGCGAGGGGCGGTTCCGGGCCCTGCACAATGCCTCGTTCGGCGGCATTGTCATCCACGACCAGGGAGTCATTCTCGACTGTAACCAGGGCTTTTGTGAGCAGACCGGCTATACCATGGATGAGCTGATCGGTATGGACGGGTTGAAGCTCATTGCCCCCCTGTGGCGTGATCTTGTCCGGCAGAATATCCGCCGCGGTCACGACCAACCCTATGATGTCGAGGGCCTGCGCAAAGACGGCACATGCTATCCGCTCACTATTCGCGGCAAGTCGACGCCGTACAAAGGCCGCACCGTGCGGGTCACCGAGTTTCGCGATATCACCGAACGAAAGGCGACGGAGAAAGTGCTGCGAGAAACCGTGGCCCGGTTCAAGGCCCTTTTCGACGCCACCTCCGATTCGGTCATTTTAATCGAGCCGGATGGCACTATTCTCGATCTCAATGAAAACGCGGCCCGGCGGCGTAATATAGCCCCGGCTGCCATGCTCGGCAAAAACTTGTTTGGCTTTCTGCCGGCCGAGGCGGCAGCTTCCCGCAGGGAGGCGGTTTCCCGGATCCTCGCGGAGAAACGATTGGTTCACTATGAGGAGGTGCGTAACGGCAGGCATTACAGCATCCGTCTGCACCCGGTGATGGATGGCCAGGGACAGGTCATCCAGATCGCCAGTTTCTCTCGCGACGTCACCGAGCACAAGCGTTCCGAGGAGGAGATGGTCAAGCTGCAGGCCCAGCTCCATCAATCGCAAAAAATGGAGGCAGTCGGTCAGCTTGCCGGTGGTGTTGCCCATGATTTCAATAATATGCTTGGGGTGATTCTCGGTCATACCGAACTGGCCATGGAACAGGTGAAAGAGCCGAGTCCCTTGCTCAGCGATCTCCAGGAGATTCGCCGGGCAGCCCAGCGTTCGGCGGAAATAACCCGGCAGCTCCTGGCCTTTGCCCGGAAACAGACGGTGGCGCCCAAGATCCTTGATCTCAACGAGACCGTCGAGGGCATGCTGAAAATGTTACGGCGGCTGATCGGTGAAGATATCAACCTCATGTGGTTGCCGGGGTCCGGCCTCTGGCCAGTAAAAATCGACCCTTCCCAGATTGACCAGATCCTCGCCAATCTCTGCGTCAATGCCCGGGATGCCATTACCGGGGGCGGAAATATTATCGTCGAGACCGGAAACAGCACCTTCGATGAGGAGTATTGTGCCGGTCATTCGGGCTTTGTAAGTGGCGAGTATGTCCGGCTTACCGTCAGTGACAACGGCAGCGGCATGGATGAGATTGTTCTCGTCCATATCTTCGAACCGTTCTTTACCACCAAGGAGGTGGGGGAGGGGACCGGTCTGGGCCTGGCCACGGTGTACGGCGCCGTCAAGCAGAACGGGGGCTTCATCAATGTCGCCAGCGAGCCGGGCCAGGGAACGGCCTTTACCATCTATCTTCCGAAATATCATGGTGAAATCAGGCAGCTGCCTGTAGTTGAAGGGGCCGAAGACGCACTGCGGGGTGACGAGACCATTCTCCTGGTAGAGGATGAGTCGACGATCCTGAAGATGGTCACCATCATGCTTGAGCTGCTCGGCTACACCGTGCTGCCGGTGGGGACTCCGGGAGAGGCCCTTCGCCTGGCCGGCGAGCACACCGGCCGGATTGATCTCCTGCTCACCGACGTCATCATGCCGGAGATGAACGGCCGGGACCTGGCGGAGGCTTTGGGGAAAAAGTGGCCGGGGATGCAATGCCTTTTTATGTCGGGTTACACCGCCAACGTCATAACCCTTCATGGGGTGCTGGACGACGGGGTCAATTTCATTCAAAAGCCCTT
- a CDS encoding histidine phosphatase family protein codes for MTTIYLIRHGEITQERPRRFVGQKDLPLTEQGLEQASSLADFLAAQAIDRVACSPLSRCRETARIIGQRLGVVPQIFPDLREIALGAWEGLSVAEVKVRFPGCYEARGTNLAGFRPMGGESFVDLHRRVWPVFESIALGGEERMAIIAHAGVNRVILCRILRIAFKNLLGLDQDYGCLNTIHHDGKGYSVTAVNSYLANGELLPGTRGQE; via the coding sequence ATGACAACTATTTATCTGATTCGGCACGGTGAAATCACTCAGGAAAGGCCACGCCGCTTTGTCGGCCAGAAGGATTTGCCTCTGACTGAACAAGGCCTGGAACAGGCCTCTAGCCTAGCCGATTTCCTGGCAGCACAGGCAATCGACAGGGTTGCCTGCAGCCCACTTTCCCGCTGCCGGGAGACCGCCCGTATCATCGGTCAACGGCTGGGTGTTGTACCCCAGATCTTCCCGGACTTGCGGGAGATAGCCCTTGGGGCCTGGGAAGGCTTGAGCGTTGCCGAGGTCAAGGTGCGTTTCCCCGGTTGTTATGAGGCACGGGGCACCAACCTGGCTGGATTCCGCCCGATGGGGGGAGAGAGCTTTGTCGATCTGCACCGCAGGGTCTGGCCCGTATTCGAATCCATCGCCCTTGGCGGTGAGGAGCGGATGGCGATTATCGCCCACGCTGGAGTCAACCGCGTCATCCTCTGCCGGATTCTCCGTATCGCCTTCAAGAACCTGCTCGGATTGGACCAGGATTACGGCTGTTTGAACACAATTCATCATGATGGGAAGGGATACAGCGTTACAGCCGTCAACTCGTATCTTGCAAACGGCGAACTTTTGCCGGGGACAAGGGGGCAGGAGTAA
- a CDS encoding amidohydrolase: MIEHRLSNDAGQKSRQVQQKYPHAGAAGERMMNGRRQAACIAAVIVCLVFGGRGVATAAQAPVDLLITGGLVVTMDGQMTLIEDGGLAVDKGEIVAVGPSGDLRQGYQATETIDAAGKIIMPGLVNTHTHAAMTLFRGMADDLPLDTWLQKHIWPAEAKFINAASVRTGTDLALVEMIRSGTTTFTDMYFFAGEIAQAAKKAGVRAVVGEAVIDFPTPDSKGPQDSFAIIAGLAAKWRNDPLITIAVAPHAPYTCSPETLTASKTLAGKLALPLMIHVAETEKEIGEVAAKYGVTPFQHLNNLGFFGGTVIVAHAVHPSPGDLGLMAGKKLGVAHNPSSNMKLASGVAPVPEMLRAGIAVGLGTDGAASNNSLSIFKEMNAAALMHKVSRRDPTVFSATEAVTAATIGGARVLGMEQRIGSLTKGKRADIILVDQDRANMVPMYNVYSHLVYAAGGADVDTVVVDGRIVMRRGKLLTLAEGEVLAAAQFLAAKIRDEQRPLK; the protein is encoded by the coding sequence ATGATTGAACACAGGTTGTCGAATGACGCCGGCCAGAAAAGCCGGCAGGTTCAGCAAAAATACCCCCATGCCGGGGCAGCAGGAGAAAGAATGATGAACGGCAGACGGCAAGCGGCGTGCATAGCCGCCGTGATAGTGTGCTTGGTGTTTGGCGGCAGGGGCGTCGCTACTGCCGCCCAGGCCCCGGTGGATCTTCTCATTACCGGCGGCCTGGTGGTCACCATGGATGGGCAGATGACCCTTATCGAGGACGGTGGCCTGGCAGTCGATAAGGGCGAGATAGTGGCCGTCGGGCCGTCGGGCGACTTGCGGCAAGGGTATCAGGCGACCGAGACCATCGATGCCGCCGGGAAGATCATCATGCCCGGCCTGGTCAATACCCATACCCATGCGGCGATGACCCTCTTCCGGGGGATGGCCGACGACCTGCCGCTCGATACCTGGCTGCAGAAGCATATCTGGCCAGCGGAGGCAAAATTTATCAACGCCGCCTCGGTGCGCACCGGCACCGACCTGGCCCTGGTTGAGATGATCCGCTCCGGTACCACCACCTTTACCGATATGTATTTCTTTGCCGGTGAGATAGCACAGGCGGCAAAAAAGGCGGGCGTCCGGGCGGTGGTCGGCGAGGCGGTCATCGACTTTCCGACTCCCGACAGCAAGGGCCCGCAAGACAGCTTCGCCATCATTGCCGGCCTTGCGGCGAAGTGGCGGAACGATCCGCTCATCACCATTGCCGTGGCCCCCCATGCTCCTTACACCTGCTCGCCGGAGACCCTGACCGCCTCCAAGACCCTCGCCGGTAAGCTGGCCCTGCCGCTGATGATCCATGTCGCCGAGACCGAGAAAGAGATAGGCGAGGTGGCGGCAAAATATGGCGTCACGCCCTTTCAGCACCTCAATAATCTCGGGTTTTTCGGTGGCACGGTGATTGTTGCCCATGCCGTGCACCCGTCGCCTGGCGACCTCGGCCTCATGGCAGGTAAGAAGCTTGGTGTTGCCCATAATCCGAGCAGCAATATGAAGCTTGCCAGCGGCGTCGCCCCGGTTCCGGAGATGCTGCGGGCGGGCATTGCCGTGGGTCTTGGCACCGATGGCGCCGCCAGCAACAATAGCCTCAGCATATTTAAGGAGATGAACGCGGCTGCCTTGATGCACAAGGTTTCCCGGCGCGATCCGACGGTCTTCAGCGCCACCGAGGCGGTGACGGCGGCAACCATCGGCGGTGCCAGGGTCTTGGGGATGGAACAGCGGATCGGCTCTCTTACGAAGGGCAAGAGGGCCGATATCATTCTCGTCGATCAGGATCGCGCCAACATGGTGCCGATGTACAATGTTTACTCACACCTGGTGTACGCCGCCGGTGGGGCCGATGTCGACACCGTCGTTGTCGACGGCCGGATTGTTATGCGCCGCGGCAAACTCTTGACCCTGGCGGAGGGGGAAGTGCTTGCCGCGGCACAATTTCTTGCGGCAAAGATCCGTGATGAGCAGCGGCCACTAAAATAA
- a CDS encoding GNAT family N-acetyltransferase gives MVENMYTIRAMTRQEVDLAIDWAAEEGWNPGLTDADCFYAADANGFLLGSVQGKPVATISAVSYGDSFGFIGFYIVKPEYRGQGYGLRIWQAALDHLAGRTIGLDGVVAQQDNYRKSGFVLAYRNIRYQGIGGGEYPSAARTIDLATVPFAEIEAFDAAFFPDRRRDFLQRWLQPPQGAAFGVRGDDGGLAGYGVVRLCRNGYKIGPLFADDPQTAEQLFLALKAKTPAGAALFLDTPAVNPAAIALAARYKMAPAFETARMYKGPAPELPIAKLFGVTTFELG, from the coding sequence ATGGTTGAAAATATGTACACCATCCGGGCGATGACGCGACAAGAGGTGGATCTCGCCATTGACTGGGCGGCGGAAGAAGGGTGGAATCCGGGACTGACCGATGCCGATTGCTTTTATGCCGCCGATGCCAATGGTTTTTTGCTGGGCAGCGTGCAAGGCAAACCGGTTGCGACGATTTCGGCTGTCAGCTACGGCGATTCGTTTGGTTTTATTGGATTCTATATAGTGAAGCCCGAGTATCGCGGCCAAGGCTATGGTCTGCGGATCTGGCAGGCCGCCCTTGACCACCTGGCTGGTCGGACAATCGGTTTGGACGGCGTCGTCGCCCAGCAGGACAACTACCGGAAATCCGGATTTGTCCTGGCCTACCGGAACATTCGCTACCAGGGAATCGGCGGTGGCGAATATCCATCCGCTGCCCGGACCATCGATCTGGCGACGGTGCCGTTTGCCGAGATTGAGGCCTTTGATGCGGCATTTTTTCCTGACCGGCGCCGAGACTTTTTACAGCGCTGGCTGCAGCCGCCGCAGGGCGCCGCATTCGGAGTGCGGGGCGATGATGGTGGCTTGGCGGGGTATGGGGTTGTCCGTTTGTGCCGCAACGGGTATAAAATCGGGCCTCTTTTTGCCGACGATCCGCAGACGGCTGAGCAGCTCTTTCTGGCACTGAAGGCGAAGACTCCGGCCGGGGCGGCGCTTTTTCTCGACACACCGGCGGTAAATCCCGCGGCAATTGCCCTGGCGGCCCGGTACAAGATGGCCCCTGCCTTCGAGACCGCCCGAATGTATAAAGGACCTGCTCCGGAGCTGCCTATTGCAAAGCTTTTTGGCGTAACCACCTTTGAATTGGGATGA